In the genome of Granulibacter bethesdensis CGDNIH1, one region contains:
- a CDS encoding YdcF family protein: MTHPSPRPGQRPCIVIFGAAVHPGGIPSPTLRRRVEAAHALGQTIPDVLFMPTGGVGRHGPAEAEIMRRLLLTLGVSDAAILMEPTGTDTLSSAKAVAALLREDGACHAPVFVATSRYHMGRCVTLLRLAGIAASAGIAPDFRASGEWKWWLRDWLAWPYDVMLMTVWRLNQLMTCSRHSTTG, from the coding sequence ATGACCCATCCTTCTCCCCGGCCCGGCCAGCGTCCCTGCATCGTCATCTTCGGTGCCGCTGTGCATCCGGGCGGCATTCCAAGCCCGACGCTCCGGCGCAGGGTAGAGGCGGCTCATGCGCTGGGGCAGACGATACCGGACGTTCTGTTCATGCCAACAGGCGGCGTAGGCCGTCATGGGCCTGCCGAAGCGGAAATCATGCGTCGTCTTCTGCTGACGCTCGGCGTGTCGGATGCCGCGATTCTGATGGAACCGACCGGCACGGATACGCTTTCCTCCGCAAAAGCCGTCGCAGCCTTGTTGCGGGAGGATGGTGCGTGTCATGCTCCGGTTTTCGTGGCGACCTCACGCTACCATATGGGGCGTTGCGTGACGCTGCTCCGGCTGGCCGGGATTGCCGCAAGCGCCGGGATCGCCCCCGATTTCCGCGCCTCCGGCGAATGGAAATGGTGGCTGAGGGACTGGCTCGCCTGGCCATACGACGTCATGCTCATGACTGTATGGCGACTCAATCAGCTGATGACATGCTCCCGTCACAGCACCACCGGTTGA
- a CDS encoding TerB family tellurite resistance protein, with amino-acid sequence MSYWGKILGSVAGFAVGGPFGAMMGAALGHAADKGILPGAGQFKEGINGFKLPFGQVLGGLSTQGPARIAALLGQKEQLYALSIIVLSAKLARADGPVKRVEIDTFRQLFRIPPEAVKQVGHLFDQARDSGESFAFYADQLGESFADDQGRLEDTLSALFAIARSDGPINQAENTFLLRVRKGFRLNDIAWERARDPDAARAARPAPDEPDPYTVLGTSRGADDTTLRQRWKTLMRDLHPDSMAARGATPAEIEAASDQAAVVNAAWDRIKRERGL; translated from the coding sequence GTGAGTTATTGGGGTAAAATCCTCGGCAGTGTGGCCGGTTTCGCAGTAGGCGGTCCGTTCGGTGCCATGATGGGGGCGGCGCTCGGCCACGCAGCCGATAAGGGCATCCTGCCGGGAGCAGGGCAGTTCAAAGAGGGGATAAACGGTTTCAAACTGCCTTTCGGTCAAGTGCTGGGTGGTCTTTCCACACAGGGACCGGCCCGCATTGCGGCCCTGCTCGGACAGAAGGAACAGCTTTACGCACTTTCCATCATCGTGCTGTCGGCCAAGCTGGCCCGGGCAGACGGGCCGGTGAAACGTGTGGAAATCGACACATTCAGGCAATTGTTCCGTATCCCGCCGGAAGCTGTGAAACAGGTCGGTCATCTGTTCGATCAGGCCCGTGACAGTGGCGAATCCTTTGCTTTCTACGCTGACCAACTGGGGGAAAGCTTTGCGGATGATCAGGGCCGTCTGGAAGACACGCTGTCAGCCCTTTTTGCCATTGCCCGGTCTGACGGGCCGATCAATCAGGCTGAGAATACATTTCTGCTGCGTGTCAGGAAGGGTTTTCGCCTGAATGACATTGCGTGGGAGCGTGCCCGCGATCCGGACGCAGCCCGAGCAGCCCGCCCCGCCCCGGATGAGCCGGACCCCTATACGGTACTGGGAACCAGCCGCGGTGCGGATGATACGACGCTGCGGCAGCGTTGGAAGACGCTGATGCGGGATCTTCACCCCGACAGCATGGCTGCACGCGGTGCTACACCGGCAGAGATCGAGGCAGCCTCCGATCAGGCGGCCGTCGTCAATGCGGCATGGGACCGGATCAAGCGGGAGCGAGGATTGTAA
- a CDS encoding class I SAM-dependent methyltransferase, giving the protein MNDSTDRHLADQYEAFPYPQRDPRDEAKRLIIGSPSHLKEIDYWVFGANRPRSAGLRALVAGGGTGDGTIMLATHLARDGRPGGVTYLDRSRAALQTAQARAEVRNLTVDFRAGSILDLPAVAPGPFDYIDCCGVLHHLPDPAEGLRALTSVLAPGGGMGLMVYAPHGRTGVYMLQDALRSLASPEEEPRQRLDVAKRVMRHLPETAWLRRNLYFGDHFEGGDAGLYDLLLNPRDRAYTVPVLHALLDDAGLEVRAWMEPLRYDPSVWLPDPKLRARMADMTPLEKAALAENLAGNMSTHVVYCVRKGEVPARADPLDPAAIPIAREMPVPELARAIRPDGVLPLTFDGLTVPLALPPQAASILKLIDGAHSVGDVRDMLGSRFSGEAFDRVWSTTFNALERANRLLLRAPD; this is encoded by the coding sequence ATGAATGACAGCACCGACCGCCATCTGGCCGATCAGTACGAAGCTTTTCCCTATCCGCAACGCGATCCGCGGGACGAGGCCAAACGCCTGATCATCGGCAGCCCGAGCCATCTGAAAGAAATTGATTACTGGGTGTTCGGGGCCAACCGTCCCCGCTCCGCAGGGCTGCGCGCATTGGTGGCCGGGGGCGGCACCGGAGACGGCACGATCATGCTGGCGACACATCTGGCGCGTGACGGGCGACCCGGTGGCGTGACCTATCTCGATCGTTCCCGGGCCGCCCTCCAGACCGCGCAGGCGCGGGCGGAGGTACGCAATCTGACGGTCGATTTCAGGGCTGGCTCGATCCTTGATCTGCCAGCCGTCGCCCCTGGTCCTTTCGATTACATTGATTGCTGCGGGGTGCTGCATCACCTGCCGGACCCCGCTGAAGGATTGCGCGCCCTGACCTCGGTCCTTGCCCCCGGGGGCGGGATGGGGCTGATGGTTTATGCCCCGCATGGCCGAACCGGGGTCTATATGCTTCAGGATGCCCTCCGCAGCCTCGCCTCGCCGGAGGAAGAGCCTCGCCAGCGTCTGGATGTCGCAAAACGGGTCATGCGCCATCTGCCGGAGACGGCATGGCTACGCCGCAATCTGTATTTCGGTGACCATTTCGAGGGCGGTGATGCCGGGCTGTACGATCTGCTGCTCAACCCGCGCGATCGCGCCTACACGGTGCCAGTCCTGCACGCCCTGCTGGATGACGCCGGTCTGGAAGTCCGCGCCTGGATGGAGCCGCTTCGGTACGATCCCTCCGTCTGGCTGCCGGACCCGAAACTTCGGGCGAGAATGGCCGACATGACTCCGCTGGAAAAAGCGGCTCTGGCAGAAAACCTGGCCGGAAACATGAGCACGCATGTGGTCTACTGCGTTCGCAAAGGGGAGGTTCCAGCCCGCGCCGATCCGCTCGACCCGGCAGCCATTCCGATTGCGCGTGAAATGCCCGTCCCCGAGCTGGCCCGGGCCATCAGACCGGATGGTGTGCTGCCTTTGACCTTTGACGGGCTGACCGTGCCGCTGGCCCTGCCGCCACAGGCAGCTTCAATTCTCAAGCTGATCGACGGCGCACACAGCGTTGGGGATGTCCGCGATATGCTGGGCAGCCGCTTCTCCGGCGAGGCCTTTGACCGGGTCTGGAGCACCACCTTTAACGCTCTGGAACGTGCCAACCGCCTCCTTCTGCGGGCACCGGACTGA
- a CDS encoding RNA methyltransferase, whose protein sequence is MTALSSRGYFGIGVEGISKSANVGALLRTAHAFGAHFCFSIAAGFDARAGRSADTADTPAHVPFYRFDSVETVVLPKNCALVGVEITDDASLLPSFRHPANAAYVLGPERSSLSPALLERCTHVVRIPTRFSLNLSVAGALVLYDRLLQHGRYAERPVMAGGAAQPAGPRGGHGSPVFRRTVPEWMKNTDKT, encoded by the coding sequence ATGACGGCACTGTCTTCGCGGGGGTATTTCGGCATCGGAGTGGAGGGTATTTCAAAATCCGCCAATGTCGGCGCGTTATTGCGCACCGCGCACGCCTTCGGAGCGCATTTTTGCTTTTCCATTGCTGCCGGATTTGATGCGCGGGCTGGCAGAAGTGCGGATACTGCCGATACGCCTGCTCATGTGCCGTTTTACCGCTTCGATTCTGTCGAGACGGTGGTGCTGCCCAAAAACTGCGCGCTGGTGGGGGTGGAAATCACCGATGATGCGTCCCTGCTGCCCAGTTTTCGCCATCCGGCCAATGCCGCTTATGTGCTGGGGCCTGAGCGGTCCAGCCTCTCTCCTGCGCTGCTGGAACGTTGTACGCATGTGGTGCGGATACCGACGCGGTTTTCGCTCAACCTGTCGGTGGCGGGAGCCTTGGTGTTGTATGACCGCTTGCTCCAGCATGGGCGTTATGCCGAGCGTCCGGTGATGGCAGGTGGAGCAGCACAGCCTGCCGGACCACGCGGCGGTCATGGCAGTCCGGTTTTTCGGCGTACCGTGCCTGAGTGGATGAAAAACACCGATAAGACATAA
- the rlmN gene encoding 23S rRNA (adenine(2503)-C(2))-methyltransferase RlmN, translating into MTSASQAAPVALPVMPDAEDARIMAKAALFAPPPSVMEDGRKDLVGLSREQLTEALAEIGFPAFRAKQLWHWIYHRGETDFRVMSSIAKPQQETLAERFVISRPAVTECLTSVDETRKWLFRFRDGQEAETVYIPDPVEDRGAVCISSQVGCTLSCRFCHTGTQPLVRNLGPAEIVGQFMAARDAYGEWPSPKGETPRLLSTIVLMGMGEPLYNYENVKQAMRIVMDGDGIALSRRRITLSTSGVVPMMDRCGTELAVNLAISLHAVTDELRDELVPLNRKYPIRELIAACRRYPAASNARRITFEYIMLDGINDSEAEARELVRLIAGIPAKVNLIPFNPWPGSQYTPSRPKALERFSRIVMEAGFASPIRTPRGRDILAACGQLRTESRKERRID; encoded by the coding sequence ATGACCTCCGCTTCCCAGGCTGCTCCTGTCGCCCTTCCTGTGATGCCGGATGCGGAAGATGCCCGCATCATGGCGAAGGCTGCCCTGTTCGCTCCGCCGCCATCCGTCATGGAGGACGGGCGCAAGGATCTGGTCGGTCTGTCGCGGGAGCAATTGACGGAAGCACTGGCGGAGATCGGTTTTCCGGCTTTTCGGGCCAAGCAGCTCTGGCACTGGATCTATCATCGCGGTGAGACCGATTTCCGGGTCATGTCCAGCATCGCCAAGCCCCAGCAGGAGACACTGGCCGAGCGTTTCGTCATCAGCCGCCCGGCGGTCACCGAGTGTCTGACCAGCGTGGATGAGACCCGCAAATGGCTGTTCCGTTTCCGCGACGGGCAGGAAGCGGAGACGGTTTACATCCCCGATCCGGTCGAGGACCGTGGGGCGGTGTGCATTTCCTCGCAGGTGGGTTGCACGCTGTCCTGCCGCTTCTGTCATACCGGCACGCAGCCTCTGGTGCGTAATCTCGGCCCGGCGGAAATTGTCGGTCAGTTCATGGCCGCCCGTGATGCCTACGGTGAGTGGCCCAGCCCGAAAGGGGAGACGCCGCGGCTGCTATCCACCATCGTGTTGATGGGCATGGGCGAGCCGCTCTATAATTACGAAAACGTGAAGCAGGCGATGCGCATCGTGATGGATGGCGACGGCATCGCCCTGTCACGCCGCCGTATCACTTTGTCTACCAGCGGTGTGGTGCCGATGATGGATCGCTGCGGGACCGAACTGGCGGTTAATCTGGCCATTTCCCTGCACGCCGTTACTGATGAATTGCGGGACGAACTGGTGCCCCTGAATCGTAAATATCCGATCAGGGAGCTGATTGCCGCCTGTCGCCGTTATCCGGCTGCGAGTAATGCGCGCCGTATCACCTTTGAATACATCATGCTGGATGGCATCAATGACAGTGAGGCCGAAGCACGCGAGCTGGTGCGTCTGATCGCGGGCATTCCCGCGAAGGTGAATTTGATCCCCTTCAACCCATGGCCGGGCAGCCAGTATACGCCGAGCCGTCCGAAAGCGTTGGAACGATTCTCCCGGATCGTGATGGAGGCGGGCTTTGCTTCCCCCATTCGCACACCGCGTGGCCGGGATATTCTGGCCGCCTGCGGGCAGTTGCGGACGGAAAGCAGGAAAGAGCGCCGGATCGACTGA
- a CDS encoding acetyl-CoA C-acetyltransferase — MEQPVILSAARTAIGRFGGGLSSVPAHQLGSVAIKAALERCGVAPEDVEEVILGQVLTAGQGQNPARQAAIAAGIPVEHTAFGVNQVCGSGLRAVMLAAQQVMTGHARLMVAGGQENMSLAPHIAHLRNGTRFGDIQLVDTMIRDGLWDVFNGYHMGITAENVASAHGISRERQDLFALESHGRATRAMQAGVFREEIASVFLPGRHGTVEVNEDEHIRPDTTLEALAALRPGFSETGTVTAGNASGINDGAAALVIASAVEASRRGLLPLARIVSFASAGVDPAMMGLGPVPASRKALALAGWRVADLDLIEGNEAFAAQACAVNALMGWDTARVNVNGGSIALGHPIGASGARVLVTLLHEMQRRQVRRGLATLCIGGGMGVAMCIERLHS, encoded by the coding sequence ATGGAGCAGCCCGTTATCCTGAGCGCGGCCCGGACCGCCATTGGCCGCTTCGGGGGCGGCCTGTCCTCTGTTCCCGCCCATCAACTGGGGTCGGTTGCGATCAAGGCGGCGCTGGAACGCTGTGGCGTGGCGCCGGAGGATGTGGAGGAAGTCATTCTCGGGCAGGTGCTGACGGCGGGGCAGGGGCAGAATCCTGCGCGTCAGGCGGCGATCGCTGCCGGTATTCCGGTTGAACATACCGCCTTTGGTGTCAATCAGGTCTGTGGCTCCGGCTTGCGGGCGGTGATGCTGGCAGCGCAGCAGGTCATGACTGGCCATGCCCGACTGATGGTGGCGGGTGGTCAGGAAAACATGAGTCTGGCCCCTCACATCGCCCATCTGCGGAACGGAACCCGGTTCGGTGACATTCAGCTTGTCGATACGATGATACGGGACGGTCTGTGGGATGTGTTCAACGGCTATCACATGGGCATCACGGCGGAGAACGTAGCATCGGCCCACGGGATCAGCCGTGAGAGGCAGGATCTCTTTGCTCTGGAAAGTCATGGCCGGGCGACCCGGGCCATGCAGGCCGGTGTTTTCAGGGAGGAAATCGCCAGCGTGTTCCTGCCCGGTCGTCACGGCACGGTAGAAGTCAACGAAGATGAACATATCCGCCCTGATACCACGCTGGAGGCCCTGGCGGCCTTGCGGCCCGGCTTTTCCGAAACCGGCACCGTGACGGCAGGCAATGCCAGCGGCATCAATGACGGCGCTGCGGCGCTGGTGATTGCCAGTGCGGTGGAGGCGTCCCGCCGGGGATTGCTGCCGCTGGCGCGGATTGTCTCCTTTGCCTCCGCGGGGGTTGATCCGGCCATGATGGGGCTGGGACCGGTTCCTGCCAGCCGCAAGGCGCTTGCGCTGGCCGGATGGCGGGTCGCCGATCTGGATCTGATCGAGGGGAACGAAGCCTTTGCCGCGCAGGCCTGTGCCGTCAACGCCCTGATGGGGTGGGATACCGCCCGGGTCAATGTGAATGGAGGCTCCATCGCGCTCGGGCATCCGATCGGGGCATCCGGTGCCCGTGTGCTGGTGACGTTGCTGCATGAAATGCAGCGCCGTCAGGTTCGGCGAGGTCTCGCCACACTCTGCATCGGCGGCGGCATGGGTGTGGCCATGTGCATCGAGAGACTCCATAGCTGA
- a CDS encoding N-acetylmuramoyl-L-alanine amidase, which yields MPVEPFPMPPIRERPSPNYDARPSATAGTPGAVDMLVLHYTGMTSAAAAIDRLCDPEARVSSHYVVEEDGTVWRLVWEQYRAWHAGISHWRGRSWLNDFSVGIEIVNPGHEWGYRAFPEAQMRSVLALAHAIVRQHSIPAAHIVAHSDIAPDRKQDPGELFDWRWLAQHGIGVWPDATPVKDRPKQENDPWDFLRRIGYRTDLPLDMVLRAFQRRFLPDRPDGSADAATLARLATVAHAYEMADRATSHG from the coding sequence ATGCCGGTGGAACCTTTCCCCATGCCACCCATCCGGGAACGGCCAAGCCCCAATTACGATGCAAGACCCTCTGCCACGGCTGGAACACCGGGAGCGGTCGATATGCTGGTCCTGCATTATACCGGCATGACCAGCGCAGCGGCAGCGATCGACCGGCTGTGCGATCCGGAGGCGCGAGTCTCTTCCCACTATGTGGTCGAAGAAGACGGCACTGTCTGGCGACTCGTGTGGGAACAGTACCGGGCCTGGCATGCCGGTATTTCCCACTGGCGGGGGCGATCATGGCTGAATGATTTTTCGGTCGGCATCGAGATCGTCAATCCCGGCCATGAATGGGGGTATCGCGCTTTCCCCGAGGCCCAGATGCGCTCGGTCCTGGCGCTGGCGCATGCCATTGTCAGGCAGCATTCCATTCCCGCCGCCCACATCGTAGCCCATAGCGATATCGCGCCGGATCGCAAACAGGATCCAGGCGAGTTGTTCGACTGGCGCTGGCTGGCGCAGCACGGGATCGGCGTCTGGCCCGATGCAACTCCGGTGAAGGACAGGCCGAAGCAGGAGAACGATCCATGGGATTTTCTGCGCCGCATCGGCTACCGGACCGATCTTCCGCTGGACATGGTATTACGCGCCTTTCAACGACGTTTCCTGCCTGACCGGCCCGATGGAAGCGCGGATGCGGCGACCCTCGCCCGTCTGGCAACCGTCGCCCATGCGTACGAAATGGCAGACCGTGCGACATCGCACGGTTGA
- a CDS encoding cation:proton antiporter, with translation MLDLPHILLAISGLLIVVSAIQPLARHLVISDAVLLAVVGVAIGVGATVVMKIDHHTPLDHVASTLLAIPVDSEAFLFVFLPLLVFHGGLSIDVRGMVHDAAPILLLAVVAVFLTTAAIGFALCPFAPVPLIVCLMVGAIVATTDPSAVVGVFREIGADARLTRLVEGEALLNDAAAISLFTMLMTTLVRHQVPSVMGAAANFVLAFMGGLLVGYGFARIMLAAIPRLNGIIAAEVTLTLALPYLAYIVGDEFLHVSGVVAASVAGLTVSSIGPSTFRPQSWSFLQDIWKQISFWASSMVFILASMLVPRLMIGVTRSDLLLVAIVVAAAMAARALVLFGLLPALATLKLSQRVPAKFQVTILWGGLRGAITLALALSVTENSFISTDVKRMVAILATSFALITLLVNGTTLRYLVTWLGLDRLSPVDQALRNQVVAIGLQDVRDAIEERGQEYGFSPQSVDHVLRIYNRRIAEETAANTFDTAITDRERVLIGLLTFASQEKATLLEMFKDRAISRHVMENLLRAAESMVDGVRSDGRLGYIRAARRRLRPTLKFRVAQWMHKHLRINKPLMYRMMERYEILLLSYLVYLTMMRFMKRRMEPVLGERVAEIVSEIVGRRRELLSEALDTLRVQYPGYAEALETRMLRQIALRLEANEYAELHRESLIGEELYEELQRDLEARRDRLAQPLRFNLQTGMDNRIREFPLLNELQPAVLHDLSMNFSMRFPVPGEAVFKRGAVARSVFFISSGTVELVDGNHVITLGAGDFFGEDEVLKGGRRHATARSRSFGQLLELKADVFRDLVAEQPDLQSLIERIVSSRHPRSIVEEPQLVEEKARHDVTGRPLISFDRKRLGEKGQPAKASAPYPAAE, from the coding sequence ATGCTCGACCTGCCACATATCCTGCTCGCCATTTCCGGACTTCTTATTGTTGTCAGTGCAATTCAGCCATTGGCGCGGCATCTGGTGATTTCAGATGCGGTGCTGCTGGCCGTGGTTGGGGTGGCGATCGGTGTGGGAGCGACGGTGGTGATGAAAATCGATCATCATACTCCGCTTGATCACGTGGCGAGCACGTTGCTGGCAATTCCTGTCGACAGTGAGGCCTTCCTGTTCGTGTTTCTGCCGCTGCTGGTGTTTCATGGCGGTCTGTCGATTGATGTGCGCGGCATGGTGCATGATGCGGCACCGATCCTGCTGCTGGCCGTGGTGGCCGTGTTTCTGACCACGGCAGCAATCGGATTTGCGCTTTGTCCTTTTGCGCCTGTGCCGCTGATCGTGTGCCTGATGGTGGGCGCCATCGTGGCGACGACCGATCCCAGCGCGGTGGTCGGTGTTTTCCGGGAGATCGGGGCGGATGCGCGGCTGACCCGGCTGGTGGAAGGGGAGGCGCTGCTGAATGATGCGGCCGCGATTTCCCTGTTCACCATGCTGATGACCACTCTGGTCAGGCATCAGGTGCCGTCGGTCATGGGGGCTGCCGCCAATTTCGTACTGGCCTTCATGGGTGGCCTGCTGGTGGGATACGGCTTTGCCCGCATCATGTTGGCCGCAATTCCGCGACTGAACGGGATCATCGCCGCAGAGGTGACATTAACTCTGGCGCTGCCCTATCTGGCCTATATCGTCGGCGACGAATTTCTGCATGTGTCCGGGGTGGTGGCGGCCTCCGTGGCCGGGTTGACCGTCAGTTCCATCGGTCCCTCGACCTTCCGTCCGCAGAGCTGGTCCTTTTTGCAGGATATCTGGAAACAGATCAGTTTCTGGGCCAGTTCCATGGTGTTTATCCTCGCTTCGATGCTGGTCCCTCGCCTGATGATCGGGGTGACCCGATCGGATCTGCTGCTGGTGGCTATCGTGGTGGCGGCCGCCATGGCGGCACGGGCGCTGGTGTTGTTTGGATTGCTGCCGGCTTTGGCCACGTTGAAACTATCCCAGCGTGTACCGGCCAAATTTCAGGTCACGATCCTGTGGGGTGGTCTGCGGGGTGCCATCACACTGGCGCTGGCGCTGTCCGTGACCGAGAACTCCTTCATTTCTACTGATGTGAAGCGGATGGTTGCCATTCTGGCTACCAGCTTTGCCCTGATCACCTTGCTGGTGAATGGCACCACGCTCCGTTATCTGGTGACATGGCTCGGGCTGGATCGGCTGTCTCCGGTCGATCAGGCGCTGCGTAATCAGGTGGTCGCCATCGGTCTTCAGGATGTGCGGGATGCGATCGAGGAACGCGGGCAGGAGTATGGTTTTTCTCCGCAATCTGTTGATCACGTGCTGCGGATCTATAATCGCCGCATTGCCGAGGAAACGGCAGCCAACACCTTCGACACCGCCATTACCGACCGGGAGCGCGTGTTGATTGGTCTGTTGACCTTCGCCAGTCAGGAAAAAGCCACCTTGCTGGAGATGTTCAAGGATCGCGCGATTTCCCGTCATGTGATGGAAAACCTGCTGCGTGCGGCAGAAAGCATGGTGGACGGGGTCCGTTCCGATGGGCGCCTCGGTTATATCCGCGCCGCCCGGCGGCGGCTGCGCCCGACCCTGAAATTCAGGGTCGCCCAGTGGATGCACAAGCATCTGCGCATCAATAAGCCGCTGATGTACCGTATGATGGAGCGGTATGAAATTCTGCTGCTCAGCTATCTGGTGTATCTCACCATGATGCGCTTTATGAAGCGGCGGATGGAGCCGGTGCTGGGTGAGCGCGTGGCCGAGATCGTGTCCGAGATTGTCGGTCGCCGGCGGGAATTGCTGTCCGAGGCGCTTGATACGCTGCGTGTGCAGTATCCCGGCTATGCGGAGGCGCTGGAGACCCGCATGTTGCGGCAGATCGCCCTGCGTCTTGAAGCCAATGAATATGCCGAACTGCACCGGGAATCCCTGATCGGCGAGGAGCTGTATGAGGAATTACAGCGCGATCTCGAAGCGCGGCGTGATCGGCTGGCCCAGCCTCTGCGCTTTAATCTCCAGACGGGGATGGATAACCGCATCCGCGAATTCCCCCTGCTGAATGAATTGCAGCCTGCTGTGCTGCATGACCTGTCGATGAATTTCAGCATGCGTTTTCCAGTGCCGGGAGAGGCGGTGTTCAAGCGTGGAGCGGTTGCCCGATCCGTGTTCTTCATCAGCTCCGGCACGGTGGAGCTGGTTGATGGCAATCATGTCATCACGCTCGGAGCAGGTGATTTCTTCGGTGAGGATGAGGTGCTGAAAGGCGGTCGTCGGCATGCCACGGCGCGTTCACGCAGTTTCGGCCAGTTGCTGGAGCTGAAGGCCGATGTATTCCGTGATCTGGTGGCGGAGCAGCCTGATCTGCAATCCCTCATCGAACGTATTGTCTCCTCCCGTCATCCTCGTTCTATAGTGGAGGAGCCTCAGCTCGTTGAAGAAAAAGCCAGGCATGATGTCACCGGGCGCCCTTTGATCAGCTTTGATCGCAAGCGGCTGGGGGAGAAAGGGCAGCCGGCGAAGGCTTCGGCCCCTTATCCTGCGGCTGAATAG
- a CDS encoding invasion associated locus B family protein translates to MSRVLPCLTVLILAVAGWMPAVSAASHRHGAKARADGAHVLGRFDDWTAATHIEAGETVCYAFTYAHTSDPKLSGRSRVVLTVTERAKDRDAVAISAGYAYPPNATVHVTVDGHVTVDGTAFDFYTAQRSAFARQGNEAVAAFRNGRQAVARGPGPRQQTEVADTFSLRGFSAAYATILKACPSS, encoded by the coding sequence ATGTCCCGCGTTTTACCCTGTCTGACCGTCCTTATTTTGGCTGTTGCCGGCTGGATGCCTGCCGTTTCGGCAGCATCGCATCGCCATGGCGCGAAGGCGCGGGCCGATGGTGCGCATGTGCTGGGGCGTTTCGATGACTGGACGGCTGCCACACATATCGAAGCCGGGGAAACGGTTTGCTACGCCTTTACCTACGCCCATACTTCCGATCCAAAATTGTCGGGGCGTTCCCGTGTCGTACTGACCGTGACTGAACGGGCGAAGGACCGCGATGCCGTCGCGATCAGCGCCGGATATGCTTATCCCCCCAATGCCACAGTGCATGTGACGGTGGATGGGCATGTGACAGTGGATGGGACAGCCTTCGATTTCTATACCGCCCAGCGATCCGCCTTTGCGCGTCAAGGCAACGAGGCGGTGGCGGCATTCCGTAATGGCAGGCAGGCCGTGGCGCGTGGTCCCGGTCCCCGTCAACAGACGGAGGTTGCCGACACGTTCAGTCTGCGCGGTTTTTCCGCTGCTTACGCCACTATTCTGAAAGCCTGTCCGTCATCATGA
- the mraZ gene encoding division/cell wall cluster transcriptional repressor MraZ — protein sequence MSHFLGTHQNRLDAKGRVSVPAPFRAALRAFGEGNGQIILRPSHTHPCIEAWPLPVFQTLATPLDQLDMFSETHDDLAAALYADAFPVDADKEGRIILLDSLTAHAGLTDSVVFMGLGRTFQIWEPAAAERRRAEARERARARGLTLPGTPRGGAA from the coding sequence ATGAGCCACTTTCTTGGCACCCACCAGAACAGGTTGGACGCCAAGGGACGAGTTTCCGTCCCTGCCCCCTTCCGTGCGGCCTTAAGGGCATTCGGCGAAGGCAATGGACAGATCATCCTGCGCCCTTCCCACACCCATCCCTGCATCGAGGCCTGGCCACTGCCCGTTTTCCAGACGCTTGCGACCCCGCTCGATCAACTGGATATGTTCAGCGAAACTCATGATGATCTTGCGGCAGCCCTTTATGCCGATGCCTTCCCGGTCGATGCCGACAAGGAAGGCCGCATCATCCTGCTCGACAGCCTGACCGCCCATGCCGGGCTGACCGACAGCGTCGTGTTCATGGGACTGGGCCGCACCTTCCAGATCTGGGAGCCTGCCGCCGCAGAGCGCCGTCGGGCGGAAGCGCGTGAACGTGCCCGCGCACGCGGGCTGACCCTGCCCGGCACACCACGTGGAGGGGCCGCATGA